CCTGTGAGGTAAATCGTGCCCGCCAGCCAGTAAGAGATTCTGGTGTTTTCTTTTTTAAGTTGTGCTTCGAAATGGGTGATTTGTTCAGCCATCGCCTGATCCAGTTGTAAAGGCAGCTTTTTTTGCTGCCATTGTGCGCTTAATTCGTTGAAATCCATAGTCTTTACATTGTTGTGTTCCAAATAGATTTTAATTGTGTTTTGATTCTGCTGATTTTTACGCCTACATGTGTGGTAGTCATTCCCAGAATTTCTGCGATTTCTTTGTATGCATATCCTTCCAGATACAATCCGATAAGGGCTCTGTCTGCACTTTTGAGCAGGCCGATTTTTTCCAGTAATACCTCTGCCTGGCCATTTTCCGGAGAAATTGTTTCAGGTAATTCTTTTAAATACGCTGTCTTTTCGCTTTGTCTTTTTTGTTTTAGATTGAAGTTAATGGAGGCGTTCAAAACCACCCGGTAAATCCAGGTTTCCATTTTTGCATTTCCCTGAAACTGAGCAATTCCCTTCCAGATATTAATCAGCACTTCCTGATACAGGTCGTCTGCTTGTGTACGATCCTGCACCAGAATACAGCACAAGCGGTAAATCCTGTCCTTATGTTTTTCATACACGTCTTCAAACAGCCGTTGGTTCTTCAAGTTTTTTTTCAATTAGACCGATTAGAAACCGGGATTATTACAGGAGGCCTATTACTTTTTTTGTGAAAATTGACTGGAAACTAAAAATGATGCAAATTGAGCGTATCTCAAAAATTTAAGCTAACTATGCTATCTACACTCATCAATCCAACCAAAGCGACCATTTTGGTCACCTTATTCGTTCTGTCTGCATCAGCAATAGCGCAAGACGGTACGATTTATCCACTCGAAAGACCTGCCGAGCCGAAAGCCATTTTACTTGGCACAGGCGGCGTCGATGACCAGCCCGCACCTGAGACCTGGTTTCGCCAATGGGGAGACCCGATGGCGCGCAACATTTCCACCGCAACGCTTACTCCCTTTCTGCCCGAACCCGGCAAGGCAAACGGCGCAGCCGTGATTGTGGCGCCTGGAGGCGGCTTCATGTGGCTTTCTATGGGCAACGAGGGATGGGAAGTCGCAGAGGCACTCGCAAAGCAGGGCATTGCTGCTTTTGTGCTTAAGTACCGGCTTCACCCTACTCAGGAGTCGCTTGAAGACTTCGCGGCATGGATGAATCGCCCTCGCCCGGCTCCCGCTGCGCCTTCCGACTCTTCCCGAAATAACACACCGCCACGTCCGCCGCAGCGCGACCTGTCCAACCAGCTCGAAGACGCTGAGGCCGCCTACGCCATGATCCTCAAACGTGCGAAGGAGTGGGGCGTAGATACGACCAGAATTGGCATGATTGGTTTCTCTGCGGGCGCAGGCCTCACCATGCATGCAACCCTCCACTCGAAGACTATGGATCTGGCCTTTATTGGTCCGATTTATGGCGGAATGGGCCCGGTAGAGGTGCCGAAAAACGCGCCGCCCATGTTCAATGTTATCGCTAGCGATGATTTTCTCTTTCGCGGGCAGTTTGGGGTGATTGACTCATGGTTTAAAGCGGGAATTCCTGTCGAATTTCACTTGTATCAGAATGGTGGACATGGTTTTGGTCTCGGGAATCCCAACCGAACCAGCAACCGCTGGTTTGACGCTTTCATTCACTGGCTGGATGTGAACAAATTTCTTGCCGCCGGGACGGGAGAGTGACCCTGTGCTTACACGGCCACTTGTCTCTGGCAAAAACGATAGGTACAGCTAAACACTTCTGTGTATGGTAGTACAGTATCTTTCGGTCAGAGGCGGGAATGTTATGTTTTTGCCGGAAACATGGATGAATACCATGCTCTGTGTTTCCGGCACATTCTCCGACACCAACAAACCCCTCAATGACGTATTCAAAGACAATACGGGTAAAACTTACTCCGCCGAAAACGGTGTAACCACAAAGTAAGAGAGGTTTTTATGTAGAATTTCACCCGGTTTTTGTTTAGCTTTTGTGAAAAATTGACCAAATGGAAACCCTGCCGCTGTACATCTCTCTCGTGTTTGGTGCTACCACGCTCCTGACGGTTTTTCTGTTTTACCGTGCGGCCAACATGTCAAAGACAACTTTGTACATTTTGCTGGGATGGCTCGCTGTGCAGACACCTGTTGCACTTTCGGGTTTTTATACCGTGACAGATACGTTACCGCCAAGATTTTTGCTGGCTATTTTGCCTCCCCTGATCATGATTGTGATACTTTTTTCGGCAGCAAAAGGAAGGCAATATCTCGATTCCCTCAATCAGCAACGGTTGACATTATTGCATACGGTGCGCATACCTGTCGAAATCGTTTTGTTCTGGCTTTTTGTCCATCATACCATTCCTCAAATCATGACCTTTGAGGGGAGAAATTTTGATATTCTGGCCGGCCTCACCGCGCCGGTTATTTTCTATTTTGGGTATGTAAAACAACAACTCAGCCGACCGATCCTGCTGATATGGAACTTCCTTTGTCTGGGCCTTTTGTTGAATATTGTATTTCACGGCGTATTATCCGCACCTTTTCCTTTCCAGCAGTTTGGGTTTGAGCAGCCCAATATTGCCCTCTTGCATTTCCCCTTTGTATGGCTGCCTTGTTGTGTGGTGCCATTGGTGTTGTTGTCGCATCTGGCTACGGTAAGGCAGTTGTGGAAAAACAGGCTATTAGCGCTTGCTAAAACTTAACATTATACCCAATTCGAATTACCTGCGTCTCATAATAGTCGCTGCTGATGTACGAAAACCCTGCCCCCTGAATTTCCTTTCGCACAACCATTGTATTGAGCAGATCGGTGGCATTGAGGATAAACTCGCTTTTTCCTTTCTGCAAGGATTTTTTGATCCCTGCATCCAGCGAAAATCTCGCATCAATTTTTCCCTGCGGGATAAGATCAGGCGCCAGATATACTGCCGAAATCTGTAAATCTACTCGTCCGGGTAGATGAAGGATATTGTTCAGCTTGGCATTTCCTGAAATAATTTCCTGCTTTTCTGCTGTGAAGGTATTCGGTGCGGGGTATAAATTCTCTACCGTAAATGCATCAATCTGGTTGCGATATGCCGTCAGGTTGAGGTTAAATGAATACCACGGTGCGACGTCCTGGGCCAGCACCATTTCTACCCCGGTATTGTAACTCCGGCCGGCATTCTGGAAAATGGCGTAGATCAGATTGCTACCGGGGACTGTGCTGGCGATTCGTGTAATGGTCCCATCCGTAAACCGATGAAATGCAGCTGCATAAAAATACCCACTCTCCCAGCCGGTCTTGTAGCCCAACTCGAAGGAATGGGTGAACTGAGGGCTAAGCGCGGGGTTTCCCACTTTGATAATCTCCGCATCGTCGTATTTTGGAAAAATACGAATATCAACTTCATTGGGCCGGTCAACTCTCCGGTTGTAAAATAATGAAAGCTTGTTATGGTCATCAATTTTATATGCCAGCCGCACGTTGGGGAAGGGCTGGGTATAATTATAACCATCACTTTTGTAGGTGCTGTGATCGGGGTTTACATCGTATTGCAGCCCGACATATTCCAGCCGCAGCCCGACTTCTGCCTCCACCTTCTGATTTTCGAAGATATAGTTTCCATACAGGGCGGGAATCGTTTCATTGTACGTTGCCCACCCACCGGCTGTCGTGTCAAGCGGTGAATTTATCCCGGGAATGAATTGCATATTCGTGGGAATTCCCCTGCGGCGAAATTTAAAGCCACCTTCAAAACGACCGTATTTCAGAGGTTTGATATAATCTATGTTGAAGTCGGCAACATGTTCATCTGAGATCAGCTTAAAAGCATCCTTTCCGGTAAAGGTGGGTAAAATATTATCAAAAAAATATTTCTCGTCTTCTCTGTGAAAGGTGTAGTTAAACCCTGTGTTGAGGACGTGGCCGGGCTGTTTGAACTTGTGCTGGTACACAGCCGAGCCGACCACCGTTGTCTTCAACTCGTCTTCCAGAAATTGCCATAGGCGGTAGCGCTCCGAAAGATCTCCGTTGAAAAAGGGCTCGTCTCCCCGGTCAATAATTTTTTCGATCCCAAACAGGCCCGAAACCGTGAGGGTATTTTGGGCATTGAGATTCCAGTCAGCCCCCGCTTTTGTCGTGATAAAATGCGTATTGCGGTTTCGCTTGGTTTGCTGGTTGATGACCGTACCGTCATCGTAGGTTCTGGTTACAAATTCGTTTTTGTTGAGGGTTTCTGTGTATAGATAGTCGCCCTGGAAAAAGACATTCACGTTATTTTTCCGGTAGTTGAGCGAAAGCGACGGATTGATTTTGGGCGTCATCTGATATTGCGGGCGAATGGTGGGAAGATTTGCTCTTTTTTCCCATAAGGCCCCCAGACCGGTTATAAACCCTGCTTTCCCGTTAAACCCCTCCTGTTTATTTTTCTTATAGATGATATTGATAATTCCGGCATTGCCGTTTGCATCAAATTTGGCGGAAGGGTTGTTGATGATTTCAATTTTCTCAATGTTGGAAGCAGGAATATTGTCGAGGCCTGTCTGGTTGCCAAAGCCAGTGAGGGCAGTTTGTTTCCCATCCATGAGTACGGTAACCTTGTCATTGCCCCGGAGAAGCACTTTCCCGTCTTGTACAGTAACTCCCGGAAGGTTTTGCATAGCCTGAAGAACAGACCCCCCGCTCTGGCTGATATTGTCATCTACAGAAAAAGTTTTCTTATCCATCCGGCTGCTGACCTCATCCTGTTTACCTGTTATTTCGACTTCGTTGAGGGTTACGGCTTTTTCTTCGAGCTCAATGGTTGTGATGTCCAGAAAATTGGAAAGTGATCCTACAAACAACGGTTGATGGGCTGGGGAAAAGCCAATGGCCGAAATTTCGAGGAAGTAGTTGCCCGGACTTACTTTGGTAAGGGTAAAGCGGCCGTCTTCATCGCTGACGGTACCCGTGACAAAGGCGGAGTCTTTCGCGTTTTTGAGCAATATATTCGAAAATGCGAGTGGGCTTTTGTCGGTTTGATTTTTGACTATGCCTGAAATAGTAACGCTAATCTGCTGTGAATAAGCCGGAGCGGTCGCTGCGATTAAGAAAACAGCCAGGGAAATAATTATTTTTTGCATTGCCTGAAGTTGGTACTACTATATGAGCGGCAAGCTATTGTCTGATTTTGTAGGAATTCTGTTTTGGCAATAAATACTCACGCTTCATCACCCAATCCCCAATGATGATTTACACTGAGTTTCTGAGTAGTGGTTTGGGTTCGTATTGTATAGGAACCGATACAATCGGCTCTTCAAACTGAATACCTTCTTTTAGCCGGCCCACAGATCTGACGTATCCAAGATATTGTCCGTGATCTCCTTCCAGTGCATGAATCTCCAGATGATTTTCCGGTGCGATCGCTTGTATCCAGTCCCGCCATCGTTTCCACCCCTCATGCATGACATCTGCTATTTCTATTTTCAATATTCCTGCCTTTTCCCAATGTCGCTGCCACCATTTATCTGAATGCAGACAACCCAAATCTGCCGTCCACCATTCTTGAAGATGTTTGGGAACAGCGCCTTCTATTTCTCTTGTCAAACCTGAACCGGCAATTGCCAATATGCCCCCTGGCTTTAAAAACCGCGCTATATAGTTCAGATACAGGTCATCTGTCCCGTAATAAATAAACGAATCAATACTAATAATTACATCAAAGAAGCCATCTGCGAAAGGCAGAGACCTGGCATCTGCATGAATCGGAAATACGCCATTCTCAGCATCTGCATCCCGTATTCGCTGTAGCTTTTCTGTGGCATTAAACCAAAGGTCTGTGGCCCAAACCTGTACCCCAAACTCACGGTGAAGAAAGATCGATGAACATCCCCTGCCGCAGCCAAGATCGAGGACACGCATTCCTGGCTTAAGATCAAGTACTTCTGTCAACCATTCAGTCAGCCAAAGGGAATTTGCGCCACCACTGGCTCCGGAAATAATCCACTCTGGGTGATATGCGGAAGCGCGTGGAAACTGTTGCAATACAAAACGATCATCCATAAAGTCAGAAATAAGGTTCACTCAAAAATCAGGATTAATTTACTATTTTTATCCGAAGAGGGAACGATGTGGTGTCTGGTCTCAAATTTTGTAACTCAACCCCCGTGATGTATGGATCCCATATTTATTGTCCTGACCGGAATAGCTGTAACGCTTTTCTGCATCATTGTTTTACGGCTTCATGCGCTGGTCTCATTATTGTTTGCGGCTCTGGTTACAGGACTGATCACTACTCCTGCGCAGATATATGATTATGCGATTCATAATGGCCTTTCCGGGGCGGCTTCCCAAACCCTGTCTCAAAAACTGATCGGAACCAGGCTTGCCGATGCCTTTGGAAATACAGTCGGGAAAATAGGCATTCTGATCGCGCTTGCCTCTATTATCGGAACGGCGCTGATGAAAAGCGGAGGCGCGGAGCGAATCATTCGAAGTCTGTTAACGCTTACAGGCAAAAAAAATACGTCTCTGGCGTTTCTTACAGGGAGTTTTACTCTGGGGATTCCCGTATTCTTTGATACGGTTTTTTATCTGATGATTCCGCTGGTAAAGTCAATCAGTGTTCGCAATCCAAAGAAATTTAGTCTCTACCTGATGTCCGTAATGGCCGGAGGGGTAATGGCACATTCGCTGGTTCCTCCGACGCCAGGGCCGCTGTTTGTCGCAAAAGAACTGGGGGTTGACATCGGTGTAATGATGATCGGGGGAATCGTCGTGGGCGCTTTTACCGTCATTTGTGGCTATTTGTATGCTTTGTGGGCAAATCGAAAATGGGAGCTGCCCATGCGGGATACGCCGGACATCAGTATCAGAGAATTAAAGGAAAACGCAGAAGTAAACGCACAGGATTTGCCGACCTTGTGGCTTTCTCTTTTGCCGGTTTTGTTGCCGGTTTTGCTGATTACGGGTAAAACCTTTCTGGAAATGATGGTTGACCCGAAAGACCCTGCGACCAGTGAAGTTCAGCAAAATCTGTTGGCCGCATGTAAACTTTTTGGCGACAGCAATATTGCGCTGTTTATTTCTGCGATTGTGGCGATGTATTTACTTTGGAGCAAAACCAAAGCGGTAAAACCATTTGAAAAACATATTACCGAATCGCTATACAGTGCAGGGATGATTATTTTGATCACTGCTGCGGGCGGCACGTTTGGGCAAATGCTGCAGCAAACAGGTATTGGCGTCAGAATTGCCGATTTTGCCAGTGGCTTTCAGACCGCCATTTTACCCCTGGCGTTTTTTATTACGCTGGTGATCCGTACAGCGCAGGGTTCGGCGACAGTTGCGATGGTGACAGCGATTGGTATTATGAGCGGATTTCAGGGGGCAGAAGGGCTGGGCTTTCATCCGGTGTATCTGGCACTGGTAATTGGCTGCGGCTCGAAAATATTTCCCTGGATGAATGACAGCGGGTTCTGGATTGTTACCAAAATGTCAGGAATGGAGGAAAAGGAATCGATCCGTTTTTTTTCCTATTTATTGACGGTAATGGGTTTCTCCGGACTGATCATTACCATGATTTTATCTCTCATCTTCCCATTTGCCTGAAAATATGACCGACCCTTTTGAACAAACCATCGTCTGCACTTCTCCACTGGATAATGTGGGTATTATTTGCCATCCTCAGGGCCTGAAAAAAGGGATACATGTAGGGAAAGATGTGATATTAGTACAAGATATACCGATGGGGCATAAAGTGGCGCTGAGCGATATAGCAGAAGGCAAACCCATTGTGCGATATGGGCAGGAAATCGGTTTTGCCAATACCGATATCGCCAAAGGTGCCTGGGTTGACGAGCGAAAAATTGTGTTGCCACAGCCGCCTGATTTGCTGAATATTCCCCTCAAAGTATCTGCCGTACTGCCTTCAGAGCCCTTAAGCGGTTATACCTTTCAGGGCTATCGCAATGCAGACGGTACAGTGGGAACCAAAAATCTGCTCGGCATTACCACAAGTGTTCAATGTGTAGCGGGTATAACCCAGTTTATTTCCCAAAAGATCGAAAAGGAATTGCTTCCCCTTTTTCCCAATGTTGACGGAGTTGTTGCGCTCAACCATAGTTACGGGTGTGGAATAGCCATAGATGCGCCTGCCGCAATGATTCCTGTCCGGACAATCAGAAACCTCGCCCAGAATCCCAATTTTGGCGGTGAAATTATGATTATCGGCCTGGGCTGTGAAAAACTGCGGCCCGAAAGATTGTTGCCTGAAACCGATCATAAAGATGCACATTCCATTCTCTACCTGCAGGATGAAGCTTTTTCCGGATTCGAAGAAATGGTGCAAGGGATCATGGAAATGGCCGAAAGCCATCTGAAGAAACTCAACGCACGGCAAAGGGAAACCTGCCCGGCATCTGATCTGGTGGTGGGGATGCAGTGTGGCGGGAGTGATGCTTTTTCGGGTATAACCGGCAATCCGGTGGCAGGTTTTGCGGCAGATTTAATCGTACGGGCAGGCGGTACAGTCATGTTTTCGGAGGTTACAGAAGTCCGGGATGCTGTGCATTTACTGGTGCCCCGGGCGGTTACCCCAGAAGTAGGGCAGGCACTTCTCGATGAGATGAAGTGGTATGACGATTATCTTTCAGACGGCGGAGCAGACCGGAGTGCAAACCCATCACCCGGAAACAAGCGGGGCGGGTTGAGCAATGTCGTCGAAAAAGCATTGGGTTCGGTGGTCAAATCGGGAACAAGTCCCATCGTGGATGTGGTCAGCCCGGGCGATAAGGTGCGCAAAAAAGGTTTGAATTTTGTAGCGACACCTGCGAGTGATTTTGTTTGCGGCACACTGCAACTGGCGGCGGGAATGAATGTCCATATATTTATCACCGGTCGTGGTACACCCTACGGACTTACAATGGTGCCTGTGATTAAGGTTAGCTCCAATTCTGCGCTGAGCAACCGCTGGTTTGATCTGATAGATTTTGATGCAGGACCTGTAGCATTTGGCACAAAAACTATAGAAAAAATGGGCTGGGAATTGTTTGCGATGATACTGGATGTGGCAAGCGGAAAACAGAAAGTCGCCGCTGACCGTCTGGGAATCCACAATGATCTGGTATTATTTAACCCGGGACCGTTGACGTAGGTTTGAGTGGTTAAGGTAAACGACCAATTTCATCAATGATATCTTCTTCTACGGTTTTATTTTTCTCCCAGTTCTTTTTAAGTATCTGGTATAATGCAACACAACTTAGAATGCCAAACGGGAGAACGATTAAATTAAAAATAAAACTATTCTCTTGCTCTATGGAAATGCTACTCCACAATTCGTAAGCAATCGCAATCAGTATTCCGCCTATAAAGGTTCCGATGTAATAAGACACTACACCTAATATGGCGTACCCCCATTTGCTTTTGTCATAATCGTCCGCCAACTCATAATATTGTTTACCAATAAAATATAAAAGCGCTAATCCCAGCATAGAAGTGGTTTTGTTGTTGATATTTCGAATGTATGTTTTTTTGTCGAAAAATCACCTTCCTATCCCCGGTTTTCTGATGGTAAATGTTTTGAAAGTTTTCTCAAACAAACTCCTGAACACTTTCCACGACAAATTGCTGTTCTTCATCTGTCAGGGTCGGGTATAAAGGCAAACTCAGGCAACGCTCATAATAGGCTTCTGTATGAGGGAAATCGCCTTTCTTCCAGCCGAGTTGCTGATAATAAGGTTGATAATGCACCGGAATATAGTGTACCTGTGCATATATGCCCTTTTTGCGCAAATGTTCGTAAAGACCTTTCCGGTCATTTATCTGCACTACATACAGGTGATAGGCATGTCCGGGGTGGGGCAGGGGAGACTGTAAGGCTGTACCCGCAAATGCTTCGTCGTACCGACTCGCCAGCTCACGCCGCCGGGCCAGGCCTTCTTTCGCCCGCTTCAACTGCGACCATCCCAATGCTGCCTGTATGTCGCTCAACCGGTAGTTGTATCCCAACTCCAGCATTTCATAATACCAGCCGCCGTGATCTTCCGCAAGCAGATGCCGCTCTCGGGTGATGCCGTGAGTTCTAAGCCGAAGCAATTGCTGGTAATGGGCTTCGTTGTTGGTGGTGATCATGCCGCCTTCTCCGCTGGCAATGTGTTTCACGGGGTGAAAGGAAAATATCGCCAGCTCGGCGAATGTACCGTTTCCGCAAAACTGTTGGTTGCCCTGTGTATCAACGAAAAACCCGCCGGGGGCATGGCAGGCGTCTTCGAGCAGCCAGCAGTCGTATCGGTCTGCCAATGTGCGGAAATCTTCCATATTGACGGGCATACCCGCAAAGTCAACGGGAATAATGCCCTGGTAACTGCCTTTTGGCACCTGGCGCAACTTGTCTTCGACAAGATTGGGATCGAGCAATAAGGTTTGCGGATCGATGTCGGCAAAATCAATTTCTCCTCCGCAATACAGCACGCAGTTTGCCGAAGCGGAAAAAGTATTGGGGGTGGTGATGACTTTATGCCCGGGTTTTACGCCCAGACTCATCGCCGAGAGGTGGAGTGCTGCGGTACCATTGGCAACAGCTACGGCATACTTCGAGCCGATATAGCGGGCAAATGTTTCCTCAAACTGCGCAATCCGCGGGCCGCCGGTGAGGTAGTCAGAGCGAAGGGTTTCTGCCACAACGGCTATATCTTCTTCCGTTATATGTTGTCTGCCATAAGGTATCGCCATAACTCAATTCTTTTAACTAAATTCGCTGTACTGACGCCAAAATATGAAGCCTCAATTTACACTAAAAACCTACCTGATTCATGCCGGTTTATTCTTACTTTCTGTTTTTACTACCCTTCTTGTAGGGGCTGAGCTTACAACCGGCAAAATATGGGCAGGATGGGGATTGGTGGAACCGCAATATCTGCTGCATTGGGCTGATTTGGCTAAAGGCATTTCCTATTCATTGGGTTTTTTGCTGTTCCTAACCTTCCATGAGTTTGGGCATTTTTTTACGG
The DNA window shown above is from Bacteroidia bacterium and carries:
- a CDS encoding RNA polymerase sigma factor, whose product is MKKNLKNQRLFEDVYEKHKDRIYRLCCILVQDRTQADDLYQEVLINIWKGIAQFQGNAKMETWIYRVVLNASINFNLKQKRQSEKTAYLKELPETISPENGQAEVLLEKIGLLKSADRALIGLYLEGYAYKEIAEILGMTTTHVGVKISRIKTQLKSIWNTTM
- a CDS encoding alpha/beta hydrolase, coding for MLSTLINPTKATILVTLFVLSASAIAQDGTIYPLERPAEPKAILLGTGGVDDQPAPETWFRQWGDPMARNISTATLTPFLPEPGKANGAAVIVAPGGGFMWLSMGNEGWEVAEALAKQGIAAFVLKYRLHPTQESLEDFAAWMNRPRPAPAAPSDSSRNNTPPRPPQRDLSNQLEDAEAAYAMILKRAKEWGVDTTRIGMIGFSAGAGLTMHATLHSKTMDLAFIGPIYGGMGPVEVPKNAPPMFNVIASDDFLFRGQFGVIDSWFKAGIPVEFHLYQNGGHGFGLGNPNRTSNRWFDAFIHWLDVNKFLAAGTGE
- a CDS encoding outer membrane beta-barrel family protein is translated as MQKIIISLAVFLIAATAPAYSQQISVTISGIVKNQTDKSPLAFSNILLKNAKDSAFVTGTVSDEDGRFTLTKVSPGNYFLEISAIGFSPAHQPLFVGSLSNFLDITTIELEEKAVTLNEVEITGKQDEVSSRMDKKTFSVDDNISQSGGSVLQAMQNLPGVTVQDGKVLLRGNDKVTVLMDGKQTALTGFGNQTGLDNIPASNIEKIEIINNPSAKFDANGNAGIINIIYKKNKQEGFNGKAGFITGLGALWEKRANLPTIRPQYQMTPKINPSLSLNYRKNNVNVFFQGDYLYTETLNKNEFVTRTYDDGTVINQQTKRNRNTHFITTKAGADWNLNAQNTLTVSGLFGIEKIIDRGDEPFFNGDLSERYRLWQFLEDELKTTVVGSAVYQHKFKQPGHVLNTGFNYTFHREDEKYFFDNILPTFTGKDAFKLISDEHVADFNIDYIKPLKYGRFEGGFKFRRRGIPTNMQFIPGINSPLDTTAGGWATYNETIPALYGNYIFENQKVEAEVGLRLEYVGLQYDVNPDHSTYKSDGYNYTQPFPNVRLAYKIDDHNKLSLFYNRRVDRPNEVDIRIFPKYDDAEIIKVGNPALSPQFTHSFELGYKTGWESGYFYAAAFHRFTDGTITRIASTVPGSNLIYAIFQNAGRSYNTGVEMVLAQDVAPWYSFNLNLTAYRNQIDAFTVENLYPAPNTFTAEKQEIISGNAKLNNILHLPGRVDLQISAVYLAPDLIPQGKIDARFSLDAGIKKSLQKGKSEFILNATDLLNTMVVRKEIQGAGFSYISSDYYETQVIRIGYNVKF
- a CDS encoding methyltransferase domain-containing protein, translated to MNLISDFMDDRFVLQQFPRASAYHPEWIISGASGGANSLWLTEWLTEVLDLKPGMRVLDLGCGRGCSSIFLHREFGVQVWATDLWFNATEKLQRIRDADAENGVFPIHADARSLPFADGFFDVIISIDSFIYYGTDDLYLNYIARFLKPGGILAIAGSGLTREIEGAVPKHLQEWWTADLGCLHSDKWWQRHWEKAGILKIEIADVMHEGWKRWRDWIQAIAPENHLEIHALEGDHGQYLGYVRSVGRLKEGIQFEEPIVSVPIQYEPKPLLRNSV
- a CDS encoding GntP family permease, which translates into the protein MDPIFIVLTGIAVTLFCIIVLRLHALVSLLFAALVTGLITTPAQIYDYAIHNGLSGAASQTLSQKLIGTRLADAFGNTVGKIGILIALASIIGTALMKSGGAERIIRSLLTLTGKKNTSLAFLTGSFTLGIPVFFDTVFYLMIPLVKSISVRNPKKFSLYLMSVMAGGVMAHSLVPPTPGPLFVAKELGVDIGVMMIGGIVVGAFTVICGYLYALWANRKWELPMRDTPDISIRELKENAEVNAQDLPTLWLSLLPVLLPVLLITGKTFLEMMVDPKDPATSEVQQNLLAACKLFGDSNIALFISAIVAMYLLWSKTKAVKPFEKHITESLYSAGMIILITAAGGTFGQMLQQTGIGVRIADFASGFQTAILPLAFFITLVIRTAQGSATVAMVTAIGIMSGFQGAEGLGFHPVYLALVIGCGSKIFPWMNDSGFWIVTKMSGMEEKESIRFFSYLLTVMGFSGLIITMILSLIFPFA
- the garD gene encoding galactarate dehydratase, which encodes MTDPFEQTIVCTSPLDNVGIICHPQGLKKGIHVGKDVILVQDIPMGHKVALSDIAEGKPIVRYGQEIGFANTDIAKGAWVDERKIVLPQPPDLLNIPLKVSAVLPSEPLSGYTFQGYRNADGTVGTKNLLGITTSVQCVAGITQFISQKIEKELLPLFPNVDGVVALNHSYGCGIAIDAPAAMIPVRTIRNLAQNPNFGGEIMIIGLGCEKLRPERLLPETDHKDAHSILYLQDEAFSGFEEMVQGIMEMAESHLKKLNARQRETCPASDLVVGMQCGGSDAFSGITGNPVAGFAADLIVRAGGTVMFSEVTEVRDAVHLLVPRAVTPEVGQALLDEMKWYDDYLSDGGADRSANPSPGNKRGGLSNVVEKALGSVVKSGTSPIVDVVSPGDKVRKKGLNFVATPASDFVCGTLQLAAGMNVHIFITGRGTPYGLTMVPVIKVSSNSALSNRWFDLIDFDAGPVAFGTKTIEKMGWELFAMILDVASGKQKVAADRLGIHNDLVLFNPGPLT
- the pseC gene encoding UDP-4-amino-4,6-dideoxy-N-acetyl-beta-L-altrosamine transaminase yields the protein MAIPYGRQHITEEDIAVVAETLRSDYLTGGPRIAQFEETFARYIGSKYAVAVANGTAALHLSAMSLGVKPGHKVITTPNTFSASANCVLYCGGEIDFADIDPQTLLLDPNLVEDKLRQVPKGSYQGIIPVDFAGMPVNMEDFRTLADRYDCWLLEDACHAPGGFFVDTQGNQQFCGNGTFAELAIFSFHPVKHIASGEGGMITTNNEAHYQQLLRLRTHGITRERHLLAEDHGGWYYEMLELGYNYRLSDIQAALGWSQLKRAKEGLARRRELASRYDEAFAGTALQSPLPHPGHAYHLYVVQINDRKGLYEHLRKKGIYAQVHYIPVHYQPYYQQLGWKKGDFPHTEAYYERCLSLPLYPTLTDEEQQFVVESVQEFV